Proteins found in one Myxococcaceae bacterium JPH2 genomic segment:
- a CDS encoding STAS domain-containing protein yields MAGLQIHREEEAAGSVTLRLEGTLDGRTALELRSSLEALRECEVVLDFAHLREFKDSAVGVLTCGLAERPVRLRGLATHHERMFRYFGVSVSSSARQPYYTPEEVLQA; encoded by the coding sequence ATGGCGGGGCTGCAGATTCACCGGGAGGAGGAGGCGGCGGGGAGTGTCACCCTGCGCCTGGAAGGGACGCTCGACGGGCGGACCGCGCTCGAGTTGCGCAGTTCGCTGGAGGCCCTGCGAGAGTGCGAGGTCGTGCTGGACTTCGCACACCTGCGCGAGTTCAAGGACAGCGCGGTGGGCGTGTTGACGTGCGGGCTGGCCGAGCGGCCGGTGCGCCTGCGGGGGCTGGCCACCCACCACGAGCGGATGTTCCGCTACTTCGGGGTGAGCGTGTCGTCCTCCGCCCGCCAGCCCTACTACACGCCCGAGGAAGTCCTCCAGGCGTGA
- a CDS encoding transglycosylase SLT domain-containing protein: MRGLRWVAMAAALLVGSGARAFPVLPPEEALGEAPAVVALRQQLAEREAELKAIQEKLREASDDSHYADAERLGVAEAVRASGLTARQQRRLAVAIIREADRNHLDPLLVVALIHCESSFNNYAVSTVGAMGLMQVMPNTGTYLANKAGFRLGRRTNLFDAETNVELGTAYLADLIQRFGTLERALVAYNAGPGLAQRILARRERRVKFMAGYPAKVVKEFRKLKAKQARELTLRAAQQTDDREG; encoded by the coding sequence ATGCGGGGCTTGAGATGGGTGGCCATGGCGGCGGCGTTGCTCGTGGGAAGTGGGGCGAGGGCCTTTCCCGTGCTGCCTCCGGAGGAAGCACTCGGTGAGGCTCCCGCGGTGGTCGCGCTGCGCCAGCAGTTGGCCGAGCGCGAGGCGGAGCTGAAGGCCATCCAGGAGAAGCTGCGGGAGGCCTCGGACGACTCGCACTACGCCGACGCCGAGCGCCTGGGTGTGGCGGAGGCCGTCCGGGCTTCCGGACTGACGGCGCGCCAGCAGCGGCGGCTGGCCGTGGCCATCATCCGCGAGGCGGACCGCAACCACTTGGATCCGTTGCTCGTGGTGGCGCTCATCCACTGCGAGAGTTCGTTCAACAACTATGCGGTGTCCACCGTGGGGGCCATGGGCCTCATGCAGGTGATGCCGAATACCGGCACGTACCTGGCGAACAAGGCGGGCTTCCGGCTGGGCCGGCGCACCAACCTGTTCGACGCGGAGACCAACGTGGAGCTGGGCACGGCGTACCTGGCGGACCTCATCCAGCGCTTCGGGACACTGGAGCGCGCGCTGGTGGCCTACAACGCGGGGCCGGGCCTGGCCCAGCGCATCCTGGCCAGGCGGGAGCGGCGGGTGAAGTTCATGGCCGGCTATCCCGCCAAGGTCGTGAAGGAGTTTCGCAAGCTGAAGGCGAAGCAGGCCCGCGAGCTGACGCTGCGCGCGGCACAGCAGACGGATGACCGGGAGGGTTGA